The following proteins are encoded in a genomic region of Desulfurococcaceae archaeon:
- a CDS encoding nicotinamide-nucleotide adenylyltransferase, whose protein sequence is MANRALFIGRFQPFHNGHLYAVKHILAHYDEVVIVIAAAQYSYTAENPFTAGERVEMVRLGVGDLYARTYIVPVDNVPSNYEWPRHVLSYTPRIRAVFSNNEFVRALFSAYGLGVHETPLLPGVSGTAVRRAIGEGLEWKHLVPEEVARFIEEIGGVNRVRLLWRLRTGMPGERF, encoded by the coding sequence GTGGCTAATAGGGCACTATTTATCGGAAGGTTTCAGCCATTCCATAATGGACACCTCTACGCGGTAAAGCACATTCTTGCGCACTACGATGAAGTGGTAATAGTAATAGCGGCCGCGCAATACAGTTACACGGCTGAAAACCCCTTCACCGCTGGTGAACGTGTGGAGATGGTGAGGCTTGGTGTTGGAGACCTATACGCGAGGACGTACATAGTGCCAGTTGACAATGTACCCAGTAACTATGAGTGGCCAAGACACGTTCTCTCGTATACCCCGAGAATAAGGGCGGTCTTCAGTAATAACGAGTTTGTGAGGGCACTTTTCAGCGCTTACGGGCTAGGTGTCCACGAAACCCCACTATTACCTGGAGTTAGTGGAACTGCCGTTAGAAGGGCGATAGGGGAGGGACTTGAGTGGAAGCATCTAGTCCCTGAAGAGGTAGCGAGGTTTATAGAGGAAATAGGAGGTGTTAACCGCGTGAGGTTGCTCTGGAGGCTGAGAACAGGTATGCCCGGTGAGAGGTTTTAG